A genomic stretch from Rhodospirillales bacterium includes:
- a CDS encoding DUF47 family protein — MVQSAKKGRVQMPATKDFALFRRTRELENEIDEFLNKISEGGLAFRLGVQIYMNHGPTAEFEEKLYHVNSLENTADTLRRSIETKLYSQTLIPESRGDVLGLLETMDSVLNLMEGALWGFSIETPDVPEEYRVDFIELTDRVVLSVDELVKAARAFFRNIEAVPDHNHKVMFYEKEADKLSTKLKRAIFGSKLPLPNKVHLRSFVESVDNIADQAEDVADRLAIYTIKRTV; from the coding sequence ATGGTCCAATCTGCAAAAAAAGGACGCGTTCAAATGCCCGCAACCAAGGATTTCGCCCTCTTTCGCCGCACCCGGGAACTGGAAAACGAGATCGACGAGTTTCTCAACAAGATTTCCGAAGGCGGCCTCGCCTTTCGTCTCGGCGTGCAGATCTACATGAATCACGGCCCGACCGCCGAGTTCGAGGAAAAGCTCTATCACGTCAATTCGCTCGAAAACACCGCCGATACGCTCCGGCGCTCGATCGAAACGAAGCTTTACTCGCAAACCCTGATCCCGGAATCGCGCGGCGACGTTCTCGGCCTGCTCGAAACCATGGATTCCGTTCTCAACCTGATGGAAGGCGCGCTTTGGGGATTTTCCATCGAAACGCCCGATGTTCCCGAAGAGTATCGGGTCGATTTCATCGAACTGACCGACCGGGTGGTGTTGTCGGTCGACGAACTGGTCAAGGCCGCGCGCGCGTTCTTCCGCAACATCGAGGCGGTCCCCGACCACAATCACAAGGTCATGTTCTACGAAAAAGAAGCCGACAAGCTCAGCACCAAGCTGAAGCGCGCGATCTTCGGCTCGAAGTTGCCGCTGCCCAATAAGGTGCACCTGCGCTCGTTCGTCGAATCCGTGGATAATATCGCCGACCAGGCGGAGGATGTCGCCGACCGGCTTGCCATCTACACCATCAAGCGGACGGTCTAG
- a CDS encoding inorganic phosphate transporter, with amino-acid sequence MDIVVIIFLTSGLFLGWALGANHLGNIFGTAVGTRMIRFSTAAAICSVFVILGAVFSGGGTSETIGKLGPVNTLAGAFMVALAAAIAVWIMTRAALPVSTTHAIVGAIVGWNVFSATWTDIDSLIKIMIGWILGPILAAVFAIALFYLTARLLRIVKPHMLFLDAYTRLGLILAGAFGAYSLGANNIANVVGVFIPASPFVEFQVAGLFTVSPAQQLFLLGGIAIAVGVYTYSAKVVHTIGQGLYTLSPVSAWVVVMAHSLVLFLFASEGLERLLAHVGLPTIPLVPISSSEVIVGAVLGVAMVKGRHHIRWGMLGRIGVGWAMTPALAGIACFVGLFVLQNVFNQVVYDSARYQFTPAAIERLAHAGLPRAVLDRLNGQSFYSSAQLESDVASSALARRDIAQLIEAARLDPVKVQPLRLGPKEYARLTAGQIHAVYKLAGQSFPHRWLFAEALARESADWRPGPDPVLDKARNRALRDHIDTLARLFREN; translated from the coding sequence ATGGATATCGTCGTCATCATTTTCCTGACCAGCGGGCTCTTCCTCGGCTGGGCGCTCGGCGCCAATCATCTTGGCAATATCTTCGGCACGGCCGTCGGAACGCGGATGATCCGGTTTTCGACCGCCGCCGCCATTTGCAGCGTATTCGTCATTCTCGGCGCCGTGTTCAGCGGCGGCGGTACGTCGGAAACCATCGGCAAGTTGGGGCCCGTCAATACCCTGGCGGGCGCCTTCATGGTCGCGCTCGCGGCCGCGATTGCCGTCTGGATCATGACCCGCGCCGCCTTGCCGGTATCGACCACCCACGCCATCGTCGGGGCCATCGTCGGCTGGAACGTCTTCAGCGCGACCTGGACCGACATCGATTCGCTCATAAAAATCATGATCGGCTGGATTTTGGGACCGATCCTCGCGGCCGTGTTCGCGATTGCTCTGTTTTATCTCACTGCGCGGCTGCTACGCATCGTCAAGCCCCACATGCTCTTCCTCGACGCCTACACCCGGCTTGGCCTGATCCTCGCCGGCGCGTTCGGAGCCTACAGCCTCGGCGCCAACAATATCGCCAACGTCGTCGGCGTTTTTATTCCCGCTTCGCCGTTTGTCGAATTCCAGGTGGCGGGGCTGTTCACCGTCTCTCCGGCGCAACAATTGTTTTTGCTGGGCGGTATCGCCATCGCCGTCGGGGTCTATACGTATTCGGCGAAGGTCGTCCACACCATCGGCCAGGGCCTCTATACCCTTTCCCCCGTTTCCGCCTGGGTGGTGGTGATGGCGCATTCGCTCGTGCTGTTCCTGTTCGCGTCCGAGGGACTGGAGCGTCTGCTCGCCCATGTCGGACTGCCGACCATTCCGCTGGTTCCGATTTCGAGTTCCGAAGTGATCGTCGGCGCCGTGCTCGGAGTCGCCATGGTCAAGGGCCGCCATCATATTCGCTGGGGGATGCTCGGACGGATCGGGGTCGGCTGGGCGATGACGCCGGCTCTCGCCGGAATCGCCTGTTTCGTCGGCCTGTTCGTTCTGCAGAACGTCTTCAATCAGGTGGTCTACGATTCCGCGCGCTACCAATTCACCCCCGCGGCCATCGAGCGCTTGGCCCACGCCGGCTTGCCGCGTGCGGTGCTCGACCGTCTCAACGGCCAATCCTTTTATTCGTCCGCGCAGTTGGAATCGGATGTCGCGTCCAGTGCGTTGGCCCGGCGCGACATCGCCCAGTTGATCGAAGCCGCGCGTCTCGATCCCGTAAAGGTTCAACCGCTGCGCCTCGGTCCGAAGGAATACGCCCGGCTGACCGCGGGTCAAATACACGCGGTCTACAAGCTCGCCGGCCAAAGTTTTCCGCACCGTTGGCTGTTCGCCGAAGCCCTCGCCCGTGAATCGGCGGACTGGCGGCCCGGCCCCGATCCCGTGCTGGACAAGGCCCGCAACCGGGCGCTCCGCGATCACATCGACACGCTGGCGCGCCTGTTTCGCGAAAATTGA